A part of Thermococcus sp. SY098 genomic DNA contains:
- a CDS encoding NAD(P)-dependent oxidoreductase encodes MKCSPQGTSNLRSGNEEAYRIVLPYLQRLGKKIFYFKEPGKATKLKLINNFVLGAFMVAIEEAVALGEKAGIEKSELIEILENGAGNSIVLKAKKEKLLKEDFSTHFSVKNLLKDLTYAYDLAKSVRKPVFLNAQVKEIYTMAFSRGIEDEDFSVIYQLLKAL; translated from the coding sequence TTGAAATGCTCGCCGCAGGGAACGAGCAACTTACGCAGCGGCAACGAGGAGGCATATAGGATTGTACTTCCCTATCTCCAGAGGCTTGGAAAAAAGATATTTTACTTTAAAGAGCCTGGAAAGGCCACCAAGCTGAAGCTCATAAATAACTTTGTACTTGGGGCGTTTATGGTTGCCATTGAGGAGGCCGTTGCACTGGGAGAAAAAGCAGGAATAGAAAAGAGTGAGCTTATCGAAATCCTTGAGAATGGTGCTGGGAATTCTATTGTTTTAAAAGCCAAGAAGGAAAAGCTTCTTAAGGAGGACTTCTCAACCCATTTCTCAGTTAAAAACCTTTTAAAGGATCTAACATATGCCTACGACCTGGCAAAAAGTGTCAGAAAGCCGGTATTCTTAAATGCTCAGGTAAAAGAAATCTACACCATGGCATTCTCCAGGGGGATTGAAGATGAGGACTTCTCAGTTATCTATCAGCTCCTGAAAGCGCTTTAA
- a CDS encoding DUF302 domain-containing protein, giving the protein MFRYRKKVGLSFEEAERKFKEELKKRGYKVVLEMNASEVIKRNVGAEFEPYKIFYICNPKVFYEMTKREYEIGSFAPCPVLLYKKEDNVYFAINTAEEILDIIREPLEVVKDILKEL; this is encoded by the coding sequence ATGTTCAGATACAGAAAGAAGGTTGGATTAAGCTTTGAAGAGGCTGAAAGGAAGTTCAAAGAAGAGCTCAAAAAGAGGGGCTACAAAGTTGTCTTAGAGATGAACGCAAGTGAAGTCATAAAGAGAAATGTTGGAGCGGAATTCGAACCGTATAAAATCTTCTACATCTGCAATCCCAAGGTCTTCTATGAAATGACAAAGAGAGAATACGAAATTGGATCTTTTGCTCCATGCCCAGTTCTCCTTTACAAGAAGGAGGACAACGTTTACTTTGCAATAAATACCGCCGAAGAGATCCTTGACATCATCAGAGAGCCTCTTGAAGTTGTTAAAGACATTCTAAAGGAGCTTTAA
- a CDS encoding SprT family zinc-dependent metalloprotease produces MHEVEIDGKKIKYELILRPVRYMRIYVHPEGYLRIVSPTRNVKPILKSKERWILKNLEKVERGKTLASRGFPLFGRFYEVRECGKTEIFNDVICVSNLESLKRKIRRELKKKIDKIIEKRAEEIGKKPNKVFIRVQRNKWGSCSSKGNLSLNIALAALPEELLDYVMTHELAHLLELNHSKRFWKLVAKIHPDYKKKRNELKLWWVIVNNNELWKKILGE; encoded by the coding sequence ATGCACGAAGTTGAAATCGACGGCAAGAAAATCAAATACGAATTAATTCTACGTCCTGTTCGGTATATGAGAATTTATGTTCACCCTGAAGGTTATCTAAGAATAGTCTCCCCAACTCGGAATGTAAAGCCCATTCTGAAATCAAAGGAACGCTGGATTTTAAAAAATCTTGAAAAAGTTGAAAGAGGAAAGACGTTGGCATCCCGTGGATTCCCGCTTTTTGGAAGATTCTATGAAGTTCGAGAGTGCGGAAAGACTGAGATTTTTAATGATGTCATTTGTGTTTCAAACCTTGAAAGCCTGAAAAGAAAAATCAGAAGGGAGCTTAAAAAGAAAATTGACAAAATAATTGAGAAGAGAGCAGAGGAAATTGGAAAAAAGCCAAACAAGGTGTTCATCAGAGTTCAGAGAAACAAGTGGGGTAGTTGCTCCTCAAAAGGAAATCTAAGCCTGAACATAGCACTTGCAGCTCTTCCAGAGGAGCTTTTGGATTATGTCATGACCCATGAGCTTGCCCATCTGTTGGAGCTGAACCACTCCAAACGCTTCTGGAAGCTTGTGGCAAAAATCCACCCAGATTATAAGAAGAAGAGGAATGAGCTAAAGCTGTGGTGGGTAATCGTTAATAACAACGAGCTGTGGAAAAAGATTTTGGGTGAGTAA
- a CDS encoding MBL fold metallo-hydrolase, with amino-acid sequence MKVIILGSGSYSGTPKPLCSCENCVRARKYPQYRRTRFSVFIPEIKALIDPSPDLHYHLEHLNMDVKRVFITHAHFDHIAGLPELQIFRGVKFYSHEYAVNTAKHLQELFLGERDWEYIPLEFNRWYDFGFKVYHFPTIHQPIKAAGGFVIEIGKKKIAITGDTGPEILGDENAIEIMKGVDLLIAEMTKKQSVPKTHLGVEDAIKLAQKVEAKKTVFAHISHSNYTQEKLEDMVRDHGYMIARDFMYVEV; translated from the coding sequence ATGAAGGTGATAATCCTGGGCTCTGGCTCATATAGTGGAACTCCTAAACCCCTGTGCAGCTGTGAAAACTGTGTTAGGGCAAGGAAATATCCTCAATACAGAAGAACCAGATTTTCAGTCTTCATTCCGGAGATAAAAGCGTTGATCGATCCATCACCCGATCTGCACTACCACTTGGAACATTTGAACATGGATGTGAAAAGGGTTTTCATAACCCATGCCCACTTTGATCACATAGCTGGACTTCCAGAACTGCAGATTTTCAGGGGAGTTAAGTTTTACTCCCACGAATATGCGGTAAATACTGCAAAGCACCTTCAAGAGCTTTTCTTAGGTGAGAGAGACTGGGAGTACATACCCTTAGAATTCAACCGCTGGTATGACTTTGGATTTAAAGTTTATCACTTCCCAACGATACATCAGCCAATAAAGGCTGCCGGAGGATTTGTTATTGAGATTGGAAAGAAGAAGATTGCAATTACTGGAGATACTGGGCCGGAGATTTTAGGTGATGAGAATGCTATAGAGATTATGAAAGGCGTTGATCTGCTCATAGCAGAAATGACTAAGAAACAGTCCGTACCAAAAACCCATCTTGGAGTTGAAGATGCAATAAAGCTGGCACAAAAAGTTGAAGCTAAGAAGACGGTTTTTGCCCACATAAGCCACAGCAACTACACTCAAGAGAAGCTTGAAGATATGGTTAGGGATCATGGCTACATGATTGCAAGGGACTTTATGTATGTGGAGGTTTAA
- a CDS encoding secondary thiamine-phosphate synthase enzyme YjbQ: protein MRVVRRELHLSTRGEIDLVDITHEVERFVEESGITNGQVLIFVPGATGAVVTIEHESGLLEDFKRILKELVPKGQGYKHDLIDNNAHSHLRASLLGPSLVLPIIDGELVRGIWQQIFFVELDVRPRKRRIILQAIGE, encoded by the coding sequence ATGAGAGTGGTAAGAAGGGAGCTTCACCTTTCCACAAGGGGAGAGATTGACCTCGTTGACATAACACATGAAGTTGAGAGGTTTGTAGAGGAAAGCGGAATAACCAATGGGCAGGTCTTAATATTTGTCCCGGGAGCTACAGGTGCAGTTGTAACGATTGAACATGAAAGCGGGCTTCTTGAGGACTTCAAAAGGATATTAAAAGAGCTCGTTCCAAAAGGGCAGGGCTATAAGCATGATCTGATTGACAACAATGCTCATTCCCACCTGAGAGCTTCCCTGCTCGGACCATCATTGGTTTTGCCGATCATTGATGGGGAGCTGGTCAGAGGGATATGGCAGCAGATATTCTTCGTTGAGCTTGATGTAAGACCAAGAAAGAGGAGAATAATCCTGCAGGCTATTGGAGAATGA
- a CDS encoding VanZ family protein, which produces MRDKILFAYLVFLFYANLTPRVPTVPISGGDKIAHFLEFLILGILGYDKAFLLVLPIVLEYFQLFVPGRCFSYYDMIANLIGFGVGVTVGWWYESGKKGASPFHKGRD; this is translated from the coding sequence ATGAGGGACAAAATCCTCTTTGCATATTTGGTTTTTCTCTTCTATGCTAATCTAACGCCCCGAGTTCCTACAGTTCCAATAAGCGGAGGGGATAAAATTGCACACTTCTTGGAGTTTCTCATTTTGGGAATTCTGGGATATGATAAAGCTTTTCTTCTTGTGTTGCCTATCGTCCTTGAATACTTTCAGCTATTTGTTCCAGGTAGATGCTTTTCGTACTATGATATGATCGCAAACCTAATAGGCTTTGGAGTTGGAGTTACCGTGGGGTGGTGGTATGAGAGTGGTAAGAAGGGAGCTTCACCTTTCCACAAGGGGAGAGATTGA
- a CDS encoding thiamine-phosphate synthase family protein has protein sequence MGEKMKTPCVFWVEVIMPVLRAKVAQKLYEEGLTQAKIAEYLGITQAMVSKYLAGKYRKLEKELEDKLEEIAEEIANLILYGADRGEIIKFTSRKFFELFRSGFLCKYYAEYAGVEESICREIFIATPSRSDVLERLNLALSELLQDEKFLQLIPEIRSNIAYALPEPKDFSDVAAVPGRITVVKGKAFALPPEFGVSRHTAKILLELSKVVPEIRSVINIKFDEKIEDALRKAGFKVESIEEKKRDEDKTVELIVQLFKGKGVLDAVIDKGAFGIEPCVYIFGRDPIEVVEKVKKLESHL, from the coding sequence ATGGGAGAAAAGATGAAAACACCATGTGTCTTTTGGGTTGAGGTAATAATGCCGGTTCTAAGGGCCAAAGTTGCCCAAAAGCTTTACGAGGAAGGGCTTACTCAAGCAAAAATAGCGGAGTACTTAGGAATAACTCAAGCTATGGTTAGCAAATATTTGGCAGGGAAGTATAGAAAGCTGGAAAAAGAGTTGGAGGACAAGCTTGAGGAGATTGCAGAGGAAATTGCAAATCTCATTCTCTACGGAGCAGATAGGGGTGAGATTATAAAGTTCACATCAAGGAAGTTCTTTGAGCTTTTCCGGAGCGGATTTCTCTGCAAATACTATGCAGAATATGCTGGAGTTGAAGAATCTATTTGCAGGGAGATCTTTATAGCAACACCATCAAGAAGTGACGTACTGGAAAGGCTGAATTTAGCATTAAGTGAGCTCTTGCAAGATGAAAAGTTCCTTCAACTGATTCCAGAAATTAGGAGCAACATAGCCTATGCTTTGCCCGAGCCTAAAGATTTCAGTGATGTAGCAGCAGTTCCTGGGAGGATAACAGTTGTAAAAGGAAAAGCTTTTGCTTTACCCCCAGAATTTGGTGTGAGCAGGCATACAGCGAAGATTCTTCTTGAGCTCTCAAAGGTTGTCCCAGAGATAAGGAGCGTCATTAATATAAAATTCGATGAGAAAATAGAAGACGCACTCAGAAAAGCAGGATTCAAAGTGGAAAGTATTGAAGAGAAGAAGAGGGATGAGGATAAAACCGTTGAGCTGATAGTCCAGCTTTTTAAAGGGAAAGGAGTCCTGGATGCAGTGATAGACAAGGGGGCTTTTGGAATTGAGCCATGTGTCTACATCTTCGGAAGGGATCCAATTGAAGTTGTTGAGAAGGTGAAGAAGCTGGAGAGTCACCTATGA
- the pyrB gene encoding aspartate carbamoyltransferase: MQGWKGRDVISIRDFSKDDIEYVLNTAERLEKELKEKGSLEYAKGKILATLFFEPSTRTRLSFESAMHRLGGSVIGFAEASTSSVKKGESLRDTIKTVEQYSDVIVIRHPKEGAARLAAEVAEIPVINAGDGSNQHPTQTLLDLYTIKHEFGKIDGLKIALLGDLKYGRTVHSLSEALTHYDVELYLISPGLLRMPRHIVEELKEKGVKVYETSDLESVIGELDVLYVTRIQKERFPDEQEYLKVKGSYVIDLEILKKAKEMLKIMHPLPRVDEIHPSVDSTKHAIYFRQVFSGIPVRMALLALTLGVIE; encoded by the coding sequence ATGCAAGGATGGAAAGGTCGGGATGTTATTAGCATTAGGGATTTTTCTAAGGACGACATTGAATATGTCTTGAACACTGCAGAAAGGCTTGAGAAAGAACTCAAGGAAAAGGGCTCTCTTGAGTATGCCAAAGGAAAAATTCTCGCAACGCTTTTCTTTGAACCATCAACAAGAACGAGATTGAGCTTTGAGAGTGCAATGCATCGGTTGGGTGGCTCAGTTATTGGATTCGCGGAGGCATCAACAAGCAGTGTGAAGAAGGGGGAAAGCCTTAGAGACACAATCAAGACAGTCGAGCAGTACAGCGATGTTATTGTGATAAGACATCCAAAGGAAGGAGCTGCAAGATTGGCGGCTGAAGTAGCAGAAATCCCAGTTATCAATGCAGGTGATGGAAGCAATCAACACCCAACACAAACATTACTTGACCTCTACACAATAAAGCATGAATTTGGGAAGATTGACGGGCTTAAAATTGCTCTTCTTGGTGATTTAAAGTATGGAAGAACTGTGCACAGCCTGAGTGAAGCTTTAACTCATTATGATGTGGAGCTCTATCTGATATCCCCAGGTCTCCTCAGGATGCCAAGACACATAGTTGAAGAGCTAAAGGAGAAGGGAGTAAAGGTTTATGAAACAAGCGACTTAGAAAGCGTAATTGGAGAGCTTGATGTTCTTTATGTAACAAGAATCCAGAAGGAAAGATTTCCAGACGAGCAGGAATATCTGAAAGTTAAAGGGAGCTATGTCATTGATTTAGAGATTCTAAAGAAAGCCAAGGAAATGCTGAAAATCATGCATCCACTTCCAAGGGTTGATGAAATACATCCAAGCGTCGACTCAACAAAGCATGCCATCTACTTTAGACAGGTCTTCTCTGGAATTCCAGTGAGAATGGCTCTCTTAGCTCTTACCCTGGGGGTGATTGAATGA
- the pyrI gene encoding aspartate carbamoyltransferase regulatory subunit: MSELKVSAIKEGTVIDHIPAGKGLKVIEILNLDALNGGTVLLAMNVHSKKLGRKDIVKVEGKYLSEEEVNKIALIAPTATVNIIRDYKVAEKFNVEVPEKISGILRCANPNCISNHEYVVPKFYVISKEPLKVRCHYCERTMEEEEILTNL; this comes from the coding sequence ATGAGCGAGCTTAAGGTTTCTGCAATTAAAGAAGGAACCGTCATCGACCACATTCCAGCAGGAAAAGGGCTCAAAGTTATTGAGATCCTCAATTTAGATGCATTAAACGGTGGAACAGTGCTTTTAGCTATGAATGTCCACAGCAAAAAGCTTGGGAGAAAAGATATTGTGAAAGTTGAGGGGAAGTACCTCAGCGAAGAAGAGGTTAACAAAATAGCACTAATTGCTCCAACCGCCACTGTAAACATCATAAGAGATTACAAGGTTGCAGAGAAGTTTAACGTCGAAGTTCCAGAAAAGATAAGCGGGATTCTAAGATGCGCAAACCCGAACTGCATAAGCAATCATGAATATGTGGTTCCAAAGTTCTACGTTATATCAAAAGAGCCGCTAAAGGTTCGCTGTCACTACTGTGAGAGAACTATGGAAGAGGAGGAAATTCTGACAAATCTCTAA
- a CDS encoding D-glucuronyl C5-epimerase family protein — protein sequence MGSSMKQVRIFTFLVIVILSSGCISVETSFHSHNHNYPIKVFVQIEEENAIFEIAKFELTVGNVTIDRLDTPIFVGRVGIDNGKVPIVFTVKGTLINWYGKSFKVKELLSAIFNATSNDEILITLKIYKEDDTFRVGIDEKKSGIIGRDVPEDVFLSPETALLKTAKGTKFYEELAEEIGKNEKIKSKLLDEYKRTGNLTYLKSYRDSFYTIRVFGELAKWRRLSKVEYRILLAELKANNAYYSHYTSPTKDFSALVFSDDSPYYSTFRMKDSLNSSLPFVYYTGRGFNLYPVTAIHWAEMYFQRGQNEKALQILKELSQYAQYGEYGGKEYVLFKNYFHFENSSIPWVSGYAQGMGAGVYAIAYNLTGNETYLRIAKGLVNSFDLPPSMNGFVSHTKYGDWYLEYNYNSNELVLNGHIIALQGLYYYWQVTNDEKAWLLFQKGVQAVRNALPIFDTGSWSRYSNIHGDASEFYHRLHIRLLKWLYDVTGDKYFLEYARKWNDYLMIRGLKPEKI from the coding sequence ATGGGGAGTAGTATGAAACAGGTAAGGATTTTTACCTTCTTGGTAATTGTGATCCTCTCCTCAGGATGCATCTCCGTCGAAACGTCTTTTCATTCCCACAACCACAACTATCCAATCAAGGTTTTTGTTCAAATCGAGGAAGAAAATGCTATTTTTGAGATTGCAAAATTTGAACTGACGGTTGGTAATGTGACCATTGACAGGTTGGACACTCCAATCTTTGTTGGAAGGGTTGGAATAGATAACGGAAAAGTCCCCATAGTGTTCACAGTAAAAGGAACTCTCATAAACTGGTATGGAAAGAGTTTCAAAGTAAAAGAACTCCTCTCTGCAATTTTCAATGCAACAAGCAATGATGAAATTTTGATAACCCTAAAAATCTACAAGGAAGATGACACTTTCAGAGTTGGGATTGATGAGAAGAAATCTGGAATCATCGGAAGAGACGTACCAGAAGACGTGTTCTTAAGCCCAGAAACGGCACTTTTGAAAACAGCTAAAGGAACAAAATTTTATGAAGAGCTGGCAGAAGAAATAGGGAAAAATGAGAAAATAAAGAGCAAACTGCTGGATGAATACAAGAGAACCGGTAATTTAACGTACCTTAAGAGCTACAGGGACTCTTTTTATACCATTAGGGTTTTTGGAGAGCTTGCAAAATGGAGAAGACTAAGTAAGGTTGAGTACAGGATCCTCTTAGCAGAACTGAAAGCAAATAACGCCTACTACTCCCACTACACTTCTCCGACAAAAGATTTCTCTGCACTTGTCTTTTCAGATGATTCTCCATATTATTCAACGTTTAGGATGAAGGATTCGTTAAATTCCTCCCTGCCTTTTGTATATTACACGGGTAGGGGATTCAATCTTTATCCGGTAACAGCCATCCACTGGGCTGAGATGTACTTTCAGAGAGGACAGAATGAAAAAGCCCTGCAAATACTAAAGGAGCTCAGCCAATATGCCCAGTACGGAGAATATGGAGGGAAGGAGTACGTGCTCTTCAAGAATTATTTCCACTTTGAGAACTCCTCCATCCCATGGGTCTCCGGGTATGCCCAAGGAATGGGTGCTGGAGTTTATGCAATCGCTTACAACCTGACGGGCAATGAAACCTACTTGAGGATAGCTAAGGGATTGGTGAATTCCTTTGATTTGCCTCCGAGCATGAACGGCTTTGTCTCACATACAAAGTATGGAGACTGGTACCTTGAATACAACTATAACTCAAATGAGCTCGTTCTAAATGGACACATCATAGCTCTGCAAGGACTTTACTATTACTGGCAGGTAACCAATGACGAAAAAGCCTGGCTGCTTTTCCAAAAGGGAGTTCAGGCTGTAAGAAACGCACTTCCTATATTTGATACAGGCTCGTGGTCAAGATATTCAAACATTCACGGAGACGCCAGCGAATTCTACCACCGTCTGCATATTAGACTCTTGAAGTGGCTCTATGATGTTACCGGGGACAAATACTTCCTTGAATATGCAAGAAAATGGAACGACTATCTCATGATTAGGGGCCTGAAACCAGAAAAGATTTAG
- a CDS encoding D-glucuronyl C5-epimerase family protein: MREEALILVFMLLISSLFAIYENAENRILAQTGDPGIIALLQENGNVVLGNFISFLSTVNPLYLISSFEASYPLLVFSKVKLTPERNRILKATLRANNEFYSHHLSPLKSFYAVSFADSAPYNNVFLVNSSFKSTLPYVHYNFRGLALYPVTALHWAEMYFQRGKEGKALEVLRELQSYLIIKNYQGLEYAVFENYFHFENSSIPWISGYAQGLGAGLYARAYNITKNESYLKTAQLLMNSFRVPYSKGGFTVNSTYGLWILEYAYNSNELVLNGHIIALQGVYYYWEITNDTYAKWVFDEGVRAVEKALPDFDENGWSLYSNIHGRAMENYHELHIQLLEWLYEKTKNEKFKEYAEKWRESLQNVG, translated from the coding sequence ATGAGAGAGGAAGCTTTAATTTTGGTCTTTATGCTGCTGATTTCTTCTCTCTTTGCTATATATGAAAACGCAGAAAACCGAATTTTAGCTCAAACAGGAGATCCAGGGATTATCGCTCTTCTGCAAGAAAACGGGAATGTTGTGCTTGGCAACTTCATCTCATTTCTCAGCACCGTGAATCCTCTTTACTTAATCTCGAGTTTTGAGGCTTCTTATCCCCTTTTGGTGTTTTCAAAGGTAAAGCTAACTCCAGAGAGAAATAGAATTTTAAAAGCAACACTAAGAGCCAACAACGAATTCTATTCCCACCATTTATCCCCACTCAAAAGCTTCTATGCAGTCTCATTTGCAGATTCCGCACCATATAATAACGTATTTCTTGTAAACTCAAGTTTCAAAAGTACCTTACCCTATGTACACTACAACTTTAGGGGATTGGCTCTTTATCCTGTTACAGCACTCCACTGGGCTGAGATGTACTTTCAGAGAGGTAAAGAGGGAAAAGCTCTGGAAGTATTAAGGGAACTTCAGTCATATTTGATCATAAAGAATTACCAGGGATTAGAATATGCAGTTTTTGAGAACTACTTCCACTTCGAGAACTCTTCAATTCCCTGGATTTCAGGTTATGCTCAAGGATTAGGAGCTGGCTTGTATGCAAGAGCTTACAACATTACAAAAAACGAGAGCTACCTAAAAACTGCTCAGCTCTTAATGAACTCATTCAGAGTTCCTTACAGCAAAGGGGGATTTACTGTGAATTCAACTTATGGACTTTGGATTTTAGAATATGCCTACAACTCAAACGAACTTGTGCTGAATGGGCATATAATAGCCCTCCAGGGTGTTTACTACTATTGGGAAATTACAAACGACACCTATGCAAAATGGGTTTTTGATGAAGGAGTGAGAGCTGTTGAAAAGGCTCTTCCAGATTTTGATGAAAACGGATGGAGCCTGTACTCAAACATTCATGGCAGAGCTATGGAAAATTACCACGAACTCCACATCCAGCTTTTGGAATGGCTCTATGAAAAAACAAAGAATGAAAAATTTAAGGAATACGCAGAAAAATGGAGAGAATCACTCCAAAATGTGGGGTAA
- a CDS encoding cysteine desulfurase encodes MRIPEDVRKDIPLTQEVIYFDNTATSLTPIPVVKAMDEYYLKYRANVHRGVHRLSQMATHKYEESRKIVADFIGAKFEEIVFTKNTSESLNLVALGLEWKKGDKIVTTPYEHHSDLLPWQRVARKYGAKLEIIEGDDEGNLDLGDAEKKIKGAKLVAVQHVSNALGVIHEVEEIGKMAKEEGAIFVVDAAQSVGHMEVDVRKIHADFLAFSGHKGPLGPTGIGVLYINEEMFDIFDPPLVGGGTIEDVDLCCYKLTAPPERYEAGTPNIGGAIGLAAGIKYIEKIGLDKIEKQEHKLVKRTTEGLTELEIPWYGPRNLKKHAGVVSFNVPPLHPHDVAAILDEHNIMVRSGHHCALPVMKRLGINGTVRASFHVYNSIEEVETFLSVMEELVKSLR; translated from the coding sequence ATGAGAATTCCAGAAGATGTTAGAAAGGACATTCCCCTTACACAGGAAGTTATATATTTCGACAATACCGCCACAAGTTTGACACCAATTCCTGTTGTCAAAGCTATGGACGAGTACTACCTCAAATACAGGGCAAACGTTCACAGAGGGGTTCACAGGCTGTCCCAGATGGCAACGCACAAATACGAGGAATCAAGAAAAATCGTTGCAGACTTCATTGGTGCAAAATTCGAAGAGATAGTTTTCACAAAAAACACAAGTGAAAGCCTAAACTTGGTTGCCCTCGGACTGGAGTGGAAGAAAGGGGATAAAATAGTGACAACACCCTATGAGCACCACTCCGATCTGCTTCCATGGCAGAGGGTTGCAAGAAAGTATGGAGCAAAGCTCGAGATCATCGAAGGAGACGATGAGGGAAACCTCGACTTAGGGGATGCTGAGAAAAAGATTAAAGGTGCAAAGCTCGTTGCAGTTCAGCACGTTTCTAACGCTTTAGGGGTCATCCATGAGGTTGAGGAAATCGGTAAGATGGCAAAAGAAGAGGGAGCGATATTTGTTGTGGACGCGGCACAAAGCGTTGGACACATGGAAGTTGATGTAAGAAAAATTCATGCAGATTTTTTAGCCTTCTCAGGTCATAAGGGGCCCTTAGGGCCAACGGGTATTGGTGTTCTGTACATTAACGAAGAGATGTTTGATATCTTTGATCCTCCACTGGTGGGCGGGGGAACCATTGAAGATGTTGACCTCTGCTGCTACAAGCTTACGGCTCCTCCGGAGAGATATGAAGCAGGAACTCCAAACATCGGCGGAGCAATAGGATTAGCGGCAGGAATTAAGTACATTGAAAAGATCGGACTTGATAAAATTGAAAAACAGGAGCACAAGCTCGTTAAGAGAACTACTGAAGGTTTAACAGAGCTTGAAATTCCATGGTATGGGCCGAGAAACTTGAAAAAACACGCTGGAGTTGTTAGCTTCAATGTGCCACCCTTGCATCCACATGACGTTGCTGCCATACTGGATGAGCACAACATAATGGTTCGCTCTGGACATCACTGTGCCCTGCCAGTGATGAAGCGCCTGGGAATCAACGGAACGGTGAGAGCTTCATTCCATGTCTACAACAGCATTGAAGAGGTTGAAACGTTCCTAAGCGTCATGGAAGAGCTCGTTAAAAGCTTGCGTTAG
- a CDS encoding flavodoxin family protein — protein MKTLVIYVSIHHKNTEKIAKVIGDAPNARLVKPWAVKPEELLDYDLVGFGSGIYWWRHHWALLKLVDDLPKMEGKKAFIFSTAGMNIPWYNHRALRKKLKEKGFQIVGEFSCKGWDTNGWLAKIGGINKGHPNERDLERARRFAERLKMID, from the coding sequence ATGAAAACCCTTGTAATTTACGTGTCTATTCATCATAAAAACACAGAAAAGATAGCGAAGGTCATCGGGGATGCTCCAAATGCCCGGCTTGTTAAGCCCTGGGCAGTTAAGCCAGAAGAACTTTTAGACTATGATTTGGTAGGTTTTGGTTCTGGAATATACTGGTGGAGGCATCACTGGGCGCTCCTCAAGCTTGTTGATGATCTTCCAAAAATGGAAGGGAAAAAGGCGTTTATTTTCTCAACAGCAGGAATGAACATTCCGTGGTACAACCACAGAGCTTTGAGGAAAAAGCTCAAAGAAAAAGGCTTCCAGATAGTTGGTGAGTTCTCATGCAAGGGCTGGGATACAAACGGCTGGCTTGCAAAGATTGGAGGAATAAACAAAGGACATCCAAATGAGAGGGATTTAGAAAGAGCCAGGAGGTTTGCTGAAAGGCTTAAAATGATTGATTAA